CCGGCCCAATGCGGCAGCGTGCGGTCTGCTGGATCGTCGACCGCACCGCCGCTGCGAATCTTGGCCGAGACTTCGACGAGGTCAAGGGCGAGCACCGCGGTGGCGGCAAGCTCGCGTGCGTTCGGGGTCCGGCAGTCCGCAGCGCGTCCGGATCGGATGTGCTCGAGCAGCGCATGCAGAGCCCGTAGCTTTTCGGCCTGATCCGCGACGACACGTGCCGCACCCACCACGACCACCGAGCGGTAGTTCAGGGAATGGTGCATTGCCGCCCGGGCCAGCACCAGCCCGTCCACCAGGGTCGCCGTGACGCAGACCGGCAGGCCCGACGGCGCCGCCTTGGCTGCCAGCATTGGGCCGCTGCCACTGGAGCCGTGCAGATACAGGGTTTCGTCGAGGCGAGCGTGCGTTGTCGGCAACACCACTGGCTTACCAGCGCTGATGTAGCCCAGGTGGCAGATTAGCGCCTCGTCGAGGATGCGATGCACGATTTTGCGGTCGTAGCGAGCGCGTTCCCGATAGCGGGTGGGCGTGGTTCGTGGTGTGGGGCGGTACGCGGTGTCCAACGGATTGCCTTCGAATATTGTACTAATTCATAATAATTTCTGTGCCAGTACAACACATCTTAGCGGGGTCGGGTGCCGCGGCAATAGCCGCCAGCGTGGAGGACGCCATCTCGCGGGGTGCCCTGGCGCCCGGCGATGCGCTGCCGCCGGTCCGCGAACTCGCCGCCCAGCTCGGGGTGAACGCCAATACCGCCGCCGCGGCCTATCGCCTGCTGCGCGATCGTGGGGCGGTCGAAACCGCGGGACGGCGCGGTACCCGAGTGCGGGACCGGCCGGCGACCACGCCTCGGTCCCTGCTCGGGCTTGACGTCCCCGCAGGTGTGCGCGACCTGTCGACCGGCAATCCGGACCCTGCGCTGCTACCCACCGCAGACGCGCGATCTCCGCAATCCGGTTCTCGCCCAACACCGCTGCTGTATGGGCAGCCGGCAATGTCGCCAGAGCTGGTCGCATACACCCGCGCCGCGCTGAGGGTGGATGGCGTCCCGGCCGATCACGTCGCGGTGACCAGCGGGGCGCTGGATGGTATCGAGCGCGCGCTCGTCGCTAACCTGCGTCCGGGTGACCGGGTGGCCGTCGAAGATCCGGGCTGGGCTAACCTGCTTGATCTTCTTGCGGCGCTGGGACTTTCGGTTGAGTCGTTGCGGGTCGACGATGACGGGCCGCTGGTTTCCGACCTCGCCCGAACGTTGGACCGCGGTGTGCGGGCAGTCGTCGTTACCACTCGTGCGCAGAACCCGACCGGCGCGGCGCTAACCGCCGATCGCGCCGCGGCGCTACGCAGCTTATTGGCCGGCCGGGCCGAGGACCTGCTGCTCGTCGAGGACGACCACTGCGCCGGTATCGCCGGCGCGCCGCTACACCCGCTGGCGGGCTCGACCAACCGCTGGGCTTTCGTGCGGTCCGCATCAAAGGCGTACGGCCCCGACCTGCGGCTCGCCGTCCTCGTCGGAGATCAGCGCACCGTCGAGCGGGTGCACGGACGTCTTCGGCTCGGGCCGGGTTGGGTGAGCCACCTATTGCAAGATCTCGCGGTCAGTATGTGGTCCGATGAGGCGTCGACGCGCCTCATCCGCAGGGCCGAGGAGCGTTACACGGACAACCGCGCGCGACTACGCGCTGCGTTGGCCGCGCGCGGCGTCACCGCGTACGGCCGATCCGGGCTGAACGTATGGGTGCCCGTATCCGATGAGACGGTCGCGATCACCCGACTGCTCAACGCGGGCTGGGCCGCGGCTCCGGGAACACGGTTCCGGATTCACACCTCGCCGGGGATGCGCATCACCATCGCGGACCTGACGACCGACGAGACCGATTCACTGGCTGACGCGGTCGCCGAGGCGGTGCACGGCGCCGGTCGTCGGAGCGTCTAAGGCGGAGCGAGCGATGAGCAGTGCACGTCTAAAGTGGCTCATCATTGGCGCAACAGATCCACTGCCCGCAGTATCGCGAACGAGTGGGCAGGAAGCTCAGTGCTTCTATCACCGATGATCGGCGAATCCCAGGCCAGCATCAGCTCACCGCTGACCGGGACACTTGTCGCCTCGGTGCCGAGGTTGCAGGCGATGATCAGCCGGCCGCGGCGCATCACGACCCAGCGTTGCTCTTCGTCGTAGTCGACAACCAGGTGGTCCAGCCAGGGGTCAGCCAGGTCGGCCTCGGTGCGCCGCACGGCGATCAGATCGCGGTAAAGGCGGTGCAACCTGGCGTGTTCGCCGGAGTCCGGTTCGCCCCAGTCCAGCTTGGAGCGCAGGAATGTCCGCGGGTCTTGCGGGTCGGGAATGTCATCGGCGTCCCAACCGTGTTCGGCAAACTCCGCTCTGCGCCCCTCGGCGGTGGCGAGTGCGAGTTCGGGTTCTGGATGTGAGCTGAAGAACTGAAACGGGCTCGACGCCCCCCACTCCTCGCCCATGAAAAGCATTGCGGTATAGGGTGACCCGAGGGCCAGCGCGGCTTTGATCGCCAACTGGCCGCCGGTCAGATTCTGGGACGGACGGTCTCCGAGGGCGCGGTTGCCGACCTGGTCGTGGGTGCAGGTATAGGCAAGCAGTCTGCTGGCCGGGATCCTGGAAGTGTCCAACGGACGCCCGTGCCGCCGTCCCCGGAACGACGAATACGTGCCAGCGTGGAAGTAGCCGTTGCGCATCGTGTGGGCGAGAGTGGCCAGCGAGCCGAAGTCCGCATAGTAGCCTTGGCGCTCGCCGGATACCGCGGTGTGGATGGCGTGGTGGATGTCGTCATTCCATTGCGCGGTGATCCCGTAGCCGCCTTCCTCGGGCGGGGCGATCAACCGCGGGTCGTTGAGGTCGCTTTCGGCGATCAGCGACAACGGACGGCCCAACTGCCTCGACAGCCAGCGGGTCTCGTCGGCGAGTTCCTCGAGGATGTGGATGGCGGTAGTGTCCACCAGCGCGTGCACGGCGTCCAGCCGCAAGCCGTCGACGTGGAAGTCGCGCATCCAGCGCAGCGCACAGCCGATGATGTAGCGGCGCACCTCGTCGGAGCCGGCGTCGGCGATGTTGATGCCTTCCCCCCACGGATTGCTGGCCGAGGACAAGTACGGGCCGAACCGCGGCAAGTAATTCCCCGACGGACCGAGATGGTTGAACACCGCGTCGATCAACACACCCAAACCGCGAGTGTGGCATGCGTCGACGAGCCGGATCAGGCCGTCGGGACCGCCGTAGGGTTCGTGCACGCTGTACCACAGCACACCGTCATATCCCCAGCCGTGGGTTCCGGCAAAGGAATTGACCGGCATCAGCTCGACGAATTCGATGCCGAGATCGACCAGGTAGTCCAGCTTTTCGATAGCGGAGTCGAAAGTTCCTGCCGCAGTGAAGGTACCGACGTGCAGCTCGTAGATCACCGCGCCCTCGACCGACCGCCCGGGCCAGTCGGCGTCGGTCCAGGCCGCATCATGCGCCCCGGGCGGCTCCCACAGCTGGGAGCGTGCGTGTACCCCGTCGGGTTGCCGGGCTGATTGCGGGTCGGGAAGCACGGTGGGGTCATCGTCGAGCAGGTATCCGTAGCGGGCATCCGCCCGTGCCGCCACGGTCGTGTGCCACCATCCGTCGTCGGAGCGGGTCATCGCATGTACTGCGCCGTCGACGTCGAGGTGGACCAGCGTGGGTTTGGGTGCCCACACCCGGAATTCAGGCATCGCCGCGCACCAGCAGCACCACGGGCAGATTCGCGAACAGTTCGCCGGCCGGCGTCTGCCCGCTGGCCGCGGATCCGGTCAGGGTATCCGTCCAACAGCCGTTGGGTAGCGGCAGCACGGTGTCGCCCCAACCGGTTTGCTGGAGCCGGACCGTCCAGCGGGTCACCGCCACGAGGACGTCGTCACCGCGGCGGAAAGCAACGATATGATCGGCGGCCGGGCCGGTTGCCAGCACCGGTTGATATTCGCCGAGGAAGCAGTCCGGACGGGCGCGCCGCAGTCGAAGCGCCGCGGAAACCACTCGAATTTTAGGGTGCTGCAACGCGTTGAGCGCGGCACGCCGAGCGGCGAAGTCGACGGGACGGCGGTTGTCCGGGTCGACCAGGCTATCGTCGAATAGCTCGCTGCCCTGGTAGACGTCGGGTACGCCGGGCACCGTCAACGCGAGCAACTTCTGAGCGAGCGCGTCACTTTCGGCGTGCGAATTGAGGTGCGCCACGAGTCCGGTGAGCTCTGATGCCAGCGGACCGTCGAGCACCAGATCAAGCCAGCGGTGCACGTCGTCCTCGAACGCTTGGTTCGGGTTGTACCACGAGGTGTGCCATGCCGCTTCCCTGATCGCCTTCTCAGCGTAGGAGTGCAGCCGGCCGCGCAGCGGGGCGCTGAGCTCTGCGCTCACTGGCCACACCCCGAAGACGTTCTGCCACAAAAAATGTCCGGTCGCGGCATCAGGCGCGGGTGCAATGGTTTGGGCGCGGGTGACGAACTTCGCCCACAACGACGGCACTTGGGAGAGCACGCCGATGCGGGCACGC
The nucleotide sequence above comes from Mycobacterium decipiens. Encoded proteins:
- a CDS encoding pyridoxamine 5'-phosphate oxidase family protein, encoding MDTAYRPTPRTTPTRYRERARYDRKIVHRILDEALICHLGYISAGKPVVLPTTHARLDETLYLHGSSGSGPMLAAKAAPSGLPVCVTATLVDGLVLARAAMHHSLNYRSVVVVGAARVVADQAEKLRALHALLEHIRSGRAADCRTPNARELAATAVLALDLVEVSAKIRSGGAVDDPADRTLPHWAGVVPLRLMAGPPEPDEDLDPTAPLPSYLCEPAERACLYADTP
- a CDS encoding aminotransferase class I/II-fold pyridoxal phosphate-dependent enzyme; this translates as MPVQHILAGSGAAAIAASVEDAISRGALAPGDALPPVRELAAQLGVNANTAAAAYRLLRDRGAVETAGRRGTRVRDRPATTPRSLLGLDVPAGVRDLSTGNPDPALLPTADARSPQSGSRPTPLLYGQPAMSPELVAYTRAALRVDGVPADHVAVTSGALDGIERALVANLRPGDRVAVEDPGWANLLDLLAALGLSVESLRVDDDGPLVSDLARTLDRGVRAVVVTTRAQNPTGAALTADRAAALRSLLAGRAEDLLLVEDDHCAGIAGAPLHPLAGSTNRWAFVRSASKAYGPDLRLAVLVGDQRTVERVHGRLRLGPGWVSHLLQDLAVSMWSDEASTRLIRRAEERYTDNRARLRAALAARGVTAYGRSGLNVWVPVSDETVAITRLLNAGWAAAPGTRFRIHTSPGMRITIADLTTDETDSLADAVAEAVHGAGRRSV
- the treZ gene encoding malto-oligosyltrehalose trehalohydrolase, translating into MPEFRVWAPKPTLVHLDVDGAVHAMTRSDDGWWHTTVAARADARYGYLLDDDPTVLPDPQSARQPDGVHARSQLWEPPGAHDAAWTDADWPGRSVEGAVIYELHVGTFTAAGTFDSAIEKLDYLVDLGIEFVELMPVNSFAGTHGWGYDGVLWYSVHEPYGGPDGLIRLVDACHTRGLGVLIDAVFNHLGPSGNYLPRFGPYLSSASNPWGEGINIADAGSDEVRRYIIGCALRWMRDFHVDGLRLDAVHALVDTTAIHILEELADETRWLSRQLGRPLSLIAESDLNDPRLIAPPEEGGYGITAQWNDDIHHAIHTAVSGERQGYYADFGSLATLAHTMRNGYFHAGTYSSFRGRRHGRPLDTSRIPASRLLAYTCTHDQVGNRALGDRPSQNLTGGQLAIKAALALGSPYTAMLFMGEEWGASSPFQFFSSHPEPELALATAEGRRAEFAEHGWDADDIPDPQDPRTFLRSKLDWGEPDSGEHARLHRLYRDLIAVRRTEADLADPWLDHLVVDYDEEQRWVVMRRGRLIIACNLGTEATSVPVSGELMLAWDSPIIGDRSTELPAHSFAILRAVDLLRQ